The DNA segment tgatcgtgatagCCATCGCATAAAGCAGAATTAAGccactgtaaggctgcttttgagtcacagatCACAGCCCATTTGTAGCGTGTTTGTGTACCGATGTACTTAACGGCcccacgaagagcggccaattctgacccggtggaggttgtccgatgcgaagtttgctggataatactggtctgtctcgcaggaatgaccacggcgtaagTTGAAcgtgtacctgagaccgaaccatctgtatacacatgagtgcggtcactatatgcggggTGGAGTAGgcagtgtcaactgtttaatggctggtgtcgataagttcgattttttcgttttgcccggaattgtaaggcgcactcatggctcccgcagacaccacagcgcagaggaaagCCGGGCTGCTctcatggctcccgcagacaccacagcgcagaggaaagCCGGGCTGCCGGGTAAACtatgatgggatggacgactggtgggctgctataacctttgaaaacgttgcgtgtggtctttgattcaccactgacacaaggtggtgctgcggaatccttgttagatgcgtatgtggatccgcagggtgtcaagggttatatacgtcgagagtgggcgattgcaatggtagcaactgctgatgcgctgcgagggagacccaggcatgtgcgatgtgcctgaccttgtatagcttgcagggcacgcaaattcgtcttgcatgtgcttgaaagcactggtgcagtATACCGCAAATttcccaaaaagagtgctctgtagagttgcagcattgatagaatcgacaatccccatgattttccgccaatAAATCTGAACATGTGTGTGATAGAGAAtagttttttctttacaatgctacaatgcgggctccatgataaattccgatctataacaattcgtaaaaaacgatgagatgcacgacaggcaatgacatggccgtcaatagttatcGGATAACGAGTCACCCTTTTGCGCctgaatgccactatagcgcacttctcggctgacacacTCAGACCTTGTTCTCGGAGATAgaaggaagttatggttgctgccctctgaagtctttctcgcacctggagacgcttCACAGAGGAggtccagatgcagatgtcatcggcatactgacacgtgtacttatctttatcggggaCCAcatttcgccgcctaacaagtgttatcgcacagcccgggacgcgcctgcatctatccgaagtttctggcaagtcatcaatgcttctattcgctgtctcttgtagccgaaccttatgttatctgatttcatcgcctgacgcgaatggtgtagaactttgtggaaggtcccaacgattagtctggaacattcgacgactgatATATACAGCCGACGCACTTGACCCGTGGATCAAATTTTCcgcgatcgccgaccgtgttcgccgctaccgttgtgctgtaagtgtagccccttttttgtgggcacaggttcgcccaataaaagttagttttgtctttcacagtagtGGTACAGtgttcaacgtcaccaccacgtgacatctggtagaggtgcttctttttttttcttcatgtaccggacgcccccGACAAGCCGTGATCCAAGCCCGGACCGTGGGATCCAAGCCCGGACAGAGAACACCAACGTAGTCCCGGATaatcgagcaagccgccgtcttcaacagcTGCCCCCGGAGCACGGACTTTGTGGCTGAGAAGATTGTGGCTGAGGCAACCTCAATGGCAGCCCCGGTGTCCcccatcgtgctgcagcagcccaggcaaccaccgacgttccgcggttccacatttgaggacccggaaagctggctggaaacgtttgagagggtcgctacgtttaacagctgggcaagcgacgataagctgcgacatgtctatttcgcaatggaggacgccgccaggacatggttcgagaatcgagaagccaccttgacgacgtggaacctgttccgaagcagcttcatgcaaacatttacaagcgtACTGCGAAAAGAGCGAGTCCAAGCTCTACTGGAGACCagagcgcagctgccgaatgaggcgatcgcaatcttcactgaggaaatgagccgtctgttccgccacgccgacccggaaatgtccgaagagaagaaactcCGCCTACTGATGCGTGGTGTAAAGGAGGAACTTTTCTGCGCAATGATACGAAGCCCACCGACGACCGTAGAAGAGTTCCTTCGCGAGGCCACCAGCATTGAGAAGACACTCGAAATGCGGAACCGACCATTCAACCGCCGCGCGAACTCGACAAACTACGCCGGAGTTCAGTTACTGGCCACCGACGACCTGCGCGAGACCATCAGGGCAGTCGTACGAGAGGAGCTTCAAAGAATCTTCCCTTCATCGCAACCTCAAGTGGCCTCAGTcgccgaaattgtcaaagaagTCCAGCGATCACTGGGAGTTCCCGAGGTACAACCACAATCATCGCAGCCCCATCCAGAAGCGATGACCTACGCCGCCGTTGCCCGCCGTCAAGGTCCCCCTCCACGACCGCGCCAGGACCCTGTAACGCCGCAATTCCgtcgaccaccgccgccgccgccaacacgccCACCCGTCGACCGGTGCAGCTACCCGAGGAAGACCGACGTTTGGCGCGCtcctgaccaccgcccgctctgctaccactgcggggaagccGGCCATGTGTACCGCCGATGCCCATACCGCGACCTGGGATTACGAGGGTTCGCCGTGGACGCACCGCGCCCTCGGGTAGGCGAACGCCCTCGTGACATCGCCGACTACCTCGCCGCTACTCGGTGGAGCCCTCGACGGCCGTCCCGGTCGCCGTCACCAGGCCGCTACCTCTCGCCGCCGTGCCGTCCATACACTGGCCCAGCacggggccgctctgcgagcccatatccggaaaactaaaagcagcaaccgatggaggtgcggttgcGGTTCGTCGAACTcacgaagatcctccgccgccgacgaaGACGACGCAGAGACCATCTCGACGACATAATAACGACATGCCGCTGTCCCGACGAAGTCAGGAAGCCAAGACTACACCGACGAAAGACGACTTGACGACGCGACGTTCCAACTTCAGTTCCACACGACGCAACCGTGATCCGGCGCCAAGACCTAACTGGAACGCCAGACAAAGAACCACCGACCTCGACGTGCTTCTCGACGGCCACGCAGTTACCGCCTTAGTGGATACAGGGGCTGGttactccgtaatgagtggaCACATCGCCACCCAGTTGAAGAAAGTTAAGACCGCATGGGAAGGCCCTCAAATTGAGGCCGCtggaggacacctcatcacgccgacTGAAATCTGCACGGCAAGAATAATCATTCAGGACCGCACTTACCCTGCCACCTTCGTTATCCTCCAACAgtgttcacgagacgtcattctcggtatgGACTTCCTGAACCAACACGGCGCAATCATCGACCTGAAGTCGAAGTCAATAACGCTGTCGGAAGATAAACCGATACCGCCGGATAGCCCTCGTAGTCACCACGCCTTGAGTGTGCTCGAAGATCAAGTGAGCATCCCGCCTCGCTCCAGCATTATTATTTCGGTCGGCACCGAAATACCCGCTGACGTAGAAGGTGCCATCGAAGGCGACCAACGTCTAATGCTAGACCGTGAAATTTTCGTCGCAAGAGGGATCGCTCGACTGCATGGAGGGAAAACTGAagtgttgctgacaaacttcagccaggagctcaagcacatcaacaagggcacgacgatcgcGTACATCGAGGAAATTCTAGAAACCAGTAATGCGTTTGTCCTCTCGAATTCCACCGCATCTACCCCGACGACCATGGTTCCCGAACCAGACTACAACATTAATCCAAGTCTCCCCGTgattaagcaacagcagctcagaagtctgctccgacgatacaaaggctgcttttcgacgtCATCGAGGATTCGACAAACACCAGTCACCAAACATCGCATAATCACCGAGGAGTGCGCTCGACCACTCCGCCAGAGCCCTTACCAAATTTCGCCGCGAGAACGTGAAGCTATAAGAGaacaagtcgatgaaatgctgtgCGACGATATCATCCAGTCGTCGAAaagcccgtgggcatcccctgttgtcttggtgaagaaggacggaaccctacgtttctgcgtcgattatcgtcgtctgaacaagatcacgAAGAAGGGCGTATACACCCTGCCACGGATAGACGACGCATTGgatcggctctgcaacgcaaaatacttctcgtcgatggacctcaagtctggctattttcaaatagaagtcgacgaaaaagatggcgaaaagaccgccttcatcaccccagacggcctctacgagttaaAGGTTATGCCATTTCGACTGTGCTTGGTGCCTGCAACGTTCCAGCGCGTGATGGGCACGGTTTTAGCAGGattgaagtggcagacctgtctcgtttacttggatgacgtcgtcTTCGCCGCAAATTTCGACGATCACCTTAGGCGACTTGCAACAGTACTAGAAGCCATCAAGTCATCAGGGCTCactctgaagccagaaaagtgccgcttcggttACGATGAGCTTCTCTTCCtgggccacatcatcagcaagtctgGAATCCGCCCTGacagctgccatcgcacagttcccgcagcccatcgacaagaaggcagtgcgtagattccttggcatgtgtgcctactacaggcgatttgtcaaggacttttcccgcatcgctgagccgctgacacAGCTATCAAATGTGACGTCGAGTTCAAGTGGGAAACGCCGCAGGCCGACGCATTTCAAGAACACAAACGATGCATGCAGTCGCCGCCCGTACTTGCGCACTTCGACGAGCACGCCGATACCGAAATCCGCACTGACGCCAGTAGCCTAGGCTTCGGTGCCGTCCTAGTCCAGAGAAAAAatgggcatgaacacgtgatagcaTACGCTAGCTGGTCGTTATCAAAAGCGGAGGGCAATTATTCtacaaccgaaaaggaatgcctcgccatcgtttgggccacagcgaaatttcgcccttacctatatggcaggccattcaaagtggtcagcgaccatcATGCATTGTGTAGCTTAAAGGACACTTCAGGACGGCTGGCACGGTGGAGCCCCAGACTACAAGAATACATCACTGTAACCTACAAGTCCGGAAGAAAATGGTCAGATGTCGATTGCCTATCACGCGCCCccgttgacccgccgccgcaagatgacgaggatgacgacgcctgccttggaataataagcgcggaatacttcgccgaacagcaacgaggagacccggagctaaaagccctagtcgattattttgaagggcacaccgacgttgtctctagggcatttaagcgtggattgtcttcgttcaTGCTTCAAAACAACTTACTCGTGAAGAACTTCTCACCAGTCCGCGCCAACTACCTTCTTGTtgttccgtcggcgctgcgtCCAGAAGTACTGCACGCCCTACATGACGATCCGACCGCTGGGCACCTCGGTTTCTCCCGGACGCTATCAAAGATACAAGAAAGATGTTACTGGCCGCACCTAACCGCCGATGTCGCCCGTTACGTCAAgacatgccgagactgtcagcgacgcaagacactaccgacaaggccagcgggatttctacagccgatcaagcctccttaccgaccatttcagcagatcgggatggacttgttgggaccgtttccgacatcaacttccggaaataagtggatcgtcgtggcgacggactatctcacccgcttcgctgtaactaaagctctgccgaaaggcagcgcagccgaAGTGGCGAAATATTTCGTCGAGAACTGCCTGCTGCgacatggtgctccagaagtcctcatcaccgacagaggaacggcttttacagcagagctcacgcaagccattctgcaatacagccaggcaagtcacaggaggacaactgcccaccatccgcagacgaatggtctcacggagcgcctgaacaagaccctcgccgacatgctagcaatgtactacgtcgacgtcgagcacaagacatgggatgcCGTCCTGCAGtacgtaacattcgcttacaacacggcggtgcaagaaacaacacagatcacGCCATTTAAGATGGTTTACGGCAGGAACCAGACGGcgacgctcgacgccatgctgccgcacgtcactgacgaggaaaatcttgacgtcgctacctatctccagcgcgccgaagaagctcgacagctcgcccgcctacggatcaagaaccagcagcgtaccgacagccgacactacaacctgcgacgacgcttcttcgagtaccagcccggcgaccgtgcttgggtatggaccccgatacgccgacgagaactgagtgagaaactattgcgacgctatttcggaccttacaaggtagttgtgttccttttacccctttctcttccttgatgtcagcccgaaggggaaaggtagaagttgttggatgccgacgccTTGAGGTTCTacacttgctcagtcacattactcgtggaacttcaggaagtaaactgtttaatcacacataaaatagtcaagacagaacggaaggtacaacaacgagaacaactatgtacatagtgatcgatccgcagagtgaccagacgaaatcaacccccggtcccaccaaaacgtcttcttttaatccctaagtccccgccctcagtggggacaccaaccaattaggtcaaaacacaagcacgcatccaatcaaggaccggggaaaggaaaacacatccaataaaacacatgggagaggaaaacacattgaaaaagagacagaggagcgtaaaacacgcccaatcaaagattggggagaggggacaggtcactgtcacgaatactaacaattcccctctcggatcactccatcctcccccgcagggcggcatgattactcgcttaaagagcatgcgagggccgcacagattgtcgaaagccgtgccacttaagacgccgccgctccccaattcttcctgatgcctcacgtgcacaggaagtgcctggcagtcatatggagctgataagcgctcacagtgaacatgaggaacgcgtcttcaaaattgcctcccagccacacactgaacgaccgccgcccgggtaatggccttgggcagcgtcgccgcggtagggatgaaaggcgacgcgccttcgttgctgcttctcggagcgggctgcgaacaatggggcccggccaagctgggtcgtctgcgcaccccgaactcccctccgtcgccgtccgcttgactcgttagttccatgtggagtcaaaaggaaatggatcacagcgtacgcactcttgtccacatacaggcggcgttccgtacgtgattacttgaggctccggatgtgtccaagccagccgcgcacgacaaaggtcattcgacgtattggctcactggactataaggtcgtgccagacggcatttcgcattcacagcggcgccgcgcacgatctgaagtggtccacgtggggcgccttaaacccttttacggacgctgacgaacttccttatttttgatgttttctttgctacgagtgcttttctttatttcgtttctttgcagcatcgggtcgatgcatTTCAAGAGGGGGGTAATGTCATTATCTcaatcgggcgaccacgtttcgccgcctaacaagtgttatcgcacagcgcgggacgcgcctgcatctatccgaagtttctggcaagtcatcgatgcttctattcgctgtctgttgtagccgaaccttatgttatctgatttcatcgcctgacgcgaatggtgtagaactttgtggaaggcatgcgggtcccaacgattagtatggaacattcgacgactgatTTATAACAGCCGACGcacttgacccgcggatcagattttcgacgatcgccgaccgtgttcgccgctgcCGTTGTGCTGTtagtgtagcctctttttgtgggcacaggttcgcccaataaaagttagttttgtttttcacagtattgctactgtgttcttcaacatcACCAACACCTGAcaatacatagagatatggacgttattaggtaggtactcctggaatcttataagtgttagattaaacaaagtaggactgagcactccgctcTGGGACACGCCCCGGTACttgtaatgcacgggtgtggagccatcttcacacataataaaaatgtCCTTTTAGTCAGATAGgtttggatccacctatacatccgttcaccaattccaacagcctctagcgcatcaaggatggcctcatgtgtcacgttattgtatgcacctttgatatcaagaaaaagtgccgcgcacatgcgcttgtggcgtttctgttgctgtactgtggaaaCGAGATCAATGACATTGTCTATAGAGGAGCtaccccgtcggaaacccgccatggcattaggatacacgttattgtgctcaaggtaccactcaagacgcgccagaaggattctttccatgacttttcccacacatCTGGCCAAAGCTTTTGGCCTGTATGATGGCAGGTCGAGCagggatttccctggttttagtaatggtatcatgagactggatttccactggggagggacaactccgtcttgccacgagtggttgtaaaggctgagtagctctctacgcccgtcgtggccaaggtggcacagcgcagcatatgtaatgccgtctAGACCTGGTGTAGACGAACGCTTACATTCTTCAAGGGCAGCATAAAGTTCCTCACGAGTATAGGcaacatccatcgctgaatcccgtgatgcaggaggaacacgctgggaacccgaggtagtccCTGCACCCGCGATCGTCCTGCAGAAATTAGTTGCACCTTCAACCTggtgacggttttgatgtagagccaacacatagaaaggctgtctttgctgtggaagcgttcgaagcccccgcactgtccgccaaatgagggacatgggctttcgaggatccagagattggcagaaggacttccagcgctgttaAGCCAGCGCGTCCATTCGTCGCTCgattttcctctgcacacgacgcgcctctctcaggtcccttacgcatttggtccgtctgtaacgtctttctgcacgccgaatagcacgtaggtggtctaattcgacatcaaattcggtgcgcattctagttgacgtgaggaagcctctagcagccttcatcgctgttgctataatgtcctccaaactggaagtgagggcttctttgcacacctcttccattcgagttctaaatgccgtccaatcgatgtgcgcgtgtttagctgggctggacgccccaagacctggaatcttgaggtaggtgggtatgtggtcactcccatgggtctccacatcacaaaaccacagGATACGCCGGCGCAGAGAtcgcgaaactagcgtcaggtctaggcaactgctgtatgaactgcctcgcaggtatgtcgggtTGCCGTCATTACGTTACGTAACGTAcgttttctgaagcaaataaggccagattcctccctctggcgttgactgtaggacttccccacagttcATGGTGGGCGTTAAtatctccgctaataatccaaggagcccggattgcctccataattgtctacaacctctcgcagtccaaaTGAAAGGAGGGAGAGccatacgccgcaatcagtgaAAACTCTATGGATTCTTTTTTGACTCTGAAACACACGTACTGACTGtcgttgtggggttgaattgtgcagcaaacgtacgttatgtcggtgcggatgtagaccagaactttgctgcgctcgccgcatgtcggagcaaagaagggctcgtacccggaaagcctgattgcttgggataagttaggttcagAGATGACAaatatcgggaagtggttgttgaaaacatattaccgaaaacttgcgattcgtgacattaggcctcttgcgttccactggaagaccgcagcgcccctgacgTCCTCACGAAActtgggaagctggccagccattatGTTTTAAACATCTTGTAGGGCTGGAACCagagagtccagcaccagtaagacgcttcggatggttgacgattgcagggcctgcaTCAGAGGCCGAATGTcgttgaccaccgtcctgaggatcacgagggcttggcgatcttTCTCTGGGAGCAtttctctaacgacaggtgaactcggcgatgggagcttgcgctgaggaggctcagcaggacgtaacggcggaagcgctggacaagcatccgcacacgaagaggtctgaatatccttggcgatatttcgcggaCTGTACACATTTGTACGTGGtggcacgggaggaggttgagaaggaagtgccgtgggcgcgtcgatgtggttgctttttgcaatacaCTTTCTTAAGTTCTTGCcgcgagaacgccttttccgaacagtcgcgACAGCTTCACGGTGCTTAGAATTGTCCCGAACCGTTTGCTTCAGAACGGCGCGCTCGTTTTTTTAAGCGCGcacaattcttagatgaggcgtcatgaggcccgttgcagttggaaTACTTAAGCACTTGTCcattacaggactcagcgctgtgagctccggcacaacgagagcacactctcgtgttgtctCAGACCCCGCTCACTTGACctagtttcaaacatttgtggcactgCAGAAGTTTCGGAATAAAAGGCCGCATGGCATGACGGAAATGGCCTACCTTCACGTGTGATAgaaggctgtcgccttggaacaaaatcttcacacaacgagaagtgcccagacgtgatacccttagaattacggtgccatcatttgccagcttcacgagtatgggcaaatcatctcgcgtgataGCTACGTCGACATCGTAAattacgccggaagaggactcGTTCCCGCCGAGGGGGATAACAGTACGTACTTATAACCCGCCGAGCTGAGTTATGGCCCGCAGTGGttccagcgcagccgcatggtaggcatcaacggctacaatgttcttccgcgcattcactcgaacatctttgatttcgttaggtacgagggcctcgagttctacagagacgacttgcctgttaagacgcctcatgttgtcggttggctgcacaggaaggtcgaggatggtGTGTTCCGGTGAGTTtccacttgtttttacagtggactcactggatgacgatccggctcttaGCAGTCTTCTCTGGGTCCTccggctgaggtaagtctcaaagccgtcctcactgctggcctcgctgaggtaCTGGATGGTGTCATCGGTGTCGAggtcgctcggacggctgcaccgcttccttGACGAGCTCGAGGATGGAGGCCGCCAGGCCATTCGGATGTCCCAGAGGGTTCACATCCGTCGCTGTATGAGGGGGGACGGCGTCCCCGAAGTATACACGCAAAAAAGCTGAAAAAAGCTTGAGACAGACTGAAAGCTttccacaaggatgcacttcgtcgGCTTCCTCAaaaggcaagaaaaagaaaggtaAGACAGCAATGCACTAAACAAGTGACCGCACATGTCAAAACTAAGCACCATTGAAAATAGTGACTCAATTGCTGAGTCAGTTGGCGCAAACAATCGCGTTGATATATACGCTCGAATAGCAGCTCAAAAAAAAGCCAAAATACTTGTGGCACTCCGACAAAGAAGCTTACATTCAAAAGATCGCAGGTAGTTTCGCTATCGCATTTAGGAATAAACAAACACTCGGGAATGACACAACACTAACGGGCAGGGCGTTCCACCTGCGTGCTGTACGAGGAAAGAATTATTTCTGGAAAGCAGTCATTGAATACAAGTTGTGAATGCATTTAAAGAGCTACCATGTCTTTGTACTATGCATTGAAATGTTTTTCTCCCTACCTTTATTGCAAGTGCAGCGTTGCTTTGCTTTTTCATATatttcatgttatttttgtttttatgtttttatgaAATGTCCAGTCGAGAGCTAGCCGCCTTCTTTCCGATTCCTTGTGCCTTTCGTACGTATACGCTGTTCAAAGCGAAAACACCCATACTGTCAAATGGTCATCACATGTTTATACTGTCACCCATATTCTCACAGGCTGGAGCAGAACTCAAACTGCTCACAGCGCAGACTTGTGTCTCAAAGCAAGAAAATCAGCATTGTGTCAGGGCTAGGTGCGGGGATTCGGCGGTCGTAGAACTAAGAATGTCGCTTTTCGCCGAGCTCTACTGAAGGTTGCTAAACACATGGACAGCAATCACGGGCATGATAAAAGATACGCGCGTTGAAAATGAATTACGAGCAGTATGGCAGAATCTAGGTTGGTGAACAACGGTATGGTGGCAGCAAGCAATCAGAATATGATAAAATAATCATCACTAAACTTCACGGTACTATCCACATAAGCGTTCTATGAGAGGCTTTTGAACAGAGCACTCTGTGCTGATGCCATTAAGTATCATTGAGTTCTAATCCATGGAGAGTCATTTCTGTGCTGATGCTCACTACTTGAAGCAATACTCACTTGGAAGAATTGCGTACACGAATGCATGGTCAAATTTACAAGCCGGTAAAATAAAAGTTTCTTCACTCTGAAAGTAGCGCCTTTCTGTGAACTTTGCCACCGCCATACCTCGCACATCCCCCTCGCCCGTCTCTCTGCTCGACGCTTTTCTCACCGATGATTGCGTAGCGGCGCTGCTGAAGATGACGCTGGGAGCACGACCTGGCACGCGCAGCACAGAATGCTTTCGGCAACCGGCATGGCCAGCTACGTCGACACCCCGCTCTGCTGGCTCACCGGCCGCGTCTACCGGGGCCTCCCGTAAATGTGGATCGCCTTCTACATCTGGTGACGCGGACGTTCCCGGACGTTGGCGCCCGGTTTTCGGCAGCTTCGTCTCGCCGCCATGTACGCGC comes from the Amblyomma americanum isolate KBUSLIRL-KWMA chromosome 1, ASM5285725v1, whole genome shotgun sequence genome and includes:
- the LOC144129631 gene encoding uncharacterized protein LOC144129631, producing MRAARILTPCVLTRQFALSSSGVVPGSTPWITPRCVPCAPATANITSITSPGTWTGSWYHAANDAASDVSLSSSDATSTLATGLMQRSISTEPCPRSTDFVAEKIVAEATSMAAPVSPIVLQQPRQPPTFRGSTFEDPESWLETFERVATFNSWASDDKLRHVYFAMEDAARTWFENREATLTTWNLFRSSFMQTFTSVLRKERVQALLETRAQLPNEAIAIFTEEMSRLFRHADPEMSEEKKLRLLMRGVKEELFCAMIRSPPTTVEEFLREATSIEKTLEMRNRPFNRRANSTNYAGVQLLATDDLRETIRAVVREELQRIFPSSQPQVASVAEIVKEVQRSLGVPEVQPQSSQPHPEAMTYAAVARRQGPPPRPRQDPVTPQFRRPPPPPPTRPPVDRCSYPRKTDVWRAPDHRPLCYHCGEAGHVYRRCPYRDLGLRGFAVDAPRPRVGERPRDIADYLAATRWSPRRPSRSPSPGRYLSPPCRPYTGPARGRSASPYPEN